A window of the Lysinibacillus irui genome harbors these coding sequences:
- a CDS encoding alpha-ketoacid dehydrogenase subunit beta, which yields MAVMSYIDAITLAMKEEMERDERVFILGEDVGRKGGVFKATTGLYDQFGEYRVLDTPLAESAIAGVGIGAAMYGMRPIAEMQFADFIMPAVNQIVSEAAKIRYRSNNDWSCPMVIRAPFGGGIHGALYHSQSVEALFAGTPGLKIVIPSTPYDAKGLLKAAIRDEDPVLFFEHKRAYRLIKGEVPLDDYTLPIGKADVKREGDDVTVITYGLAVHFALQAAERLAADGISAHILDLRTVYPLDKEAIIEAASKTGKVLLVTEDNKEGSIMSEVAAIIAEHCLFELDAPIQRLAGPDVPAMPYAPTMEKYFMINPEKVERAMRELAAF from the coding sequence ATGGCAGTAATGTCTTATATTGATGCGATTACATTGGCAATGAAGGAAGAGATGGAACGTGATGAACGTGTTTTCATTTTAGGGGAGGATGTTGGTCGTAAGGGCGGTGTATTTAAAGCAACTACGGGTCTGTATGATCAGTTTGGTGAATACCGCGTCCTTGATACACCTCTTGCAGAAAGTGCTATAGCTGGGGTAGGTATCGGGGCTGCGATGTATGGCATGCGTCCAATCGCTGAAATGCAATTTGCCGATTTCATTATGCCAGCTGTTAACCAAATCGTCTCGGAGGCAGCTAAAATTCGTTACCGTTCTAATAATGACTGGTCATGTCCAATGGTCATCCGTGCACCATTTGGCGGTGGCATTCATGGGGCGCTTTATCATTCACAATCTGTAGAAGCACTTTTTGCTGGTACACCTGGTTTGAAAATTGTCATTCCATCAACACCCTATGATGCAAAGGGCCTGCTGAAAGCAGCTATTCGTGATGAGGATCCGGTATTATTTTTCGAACATAAACGTGCGTACCGTTTAATTAAAGGTGAAGTACCATTAGACGATTACACATTACCTATTGGTAAGGCAGATGTGAAACGTGAAGGGGATGATGTAACAGTTATTACCTATGGTTTAGCTGTACATTTTGCTCTACAAGCAGCGGAACGTCTTGCTGCTGATGGTATTTCTGCTCATATTCTTGATCTACGTACTGTTTATCCACTTGATAAAGAGGCGATTATTGAAGCAGCAAGTAAAACAGGAAAAGTTTTACTTGTTACAGAGGATAATAAAGAAGGTAGTATCATGAGTGAAGTTGCAGCAATTATTGCAGAACATTGTTTATTTGAGCTTGATGCACCAATTCAACGTCTAGCAGGACCTGATGTGCCAGCTATGCCATATGCACCAACAATGGAGAAATATTTTATGATTAATCCTGAAAAAGTTGAACGTGCAATGCGAGAACTTGCGGCATTTTAG
- a CDS encoding dihydrolipoamide acetyltransferase family protein codes for MSVQNITMPQLGESVTEGTIEKWLVKPGDTVKKYDPLAEVVTDKVNAEIPSSFEGVITELIAQEGQTLPVGAVVCSIEIAGEGELPPPPQEKKSSVSSAILNAGVQKKQEAPQPAPTPSATPKEVRKDKVRYSPAVLRLAQEHDIALDQVTGTGEGGRITRKDLLKLIETGNIPTANDVVPAPSAVQTTSDATVAPAQQQQAEKPAAPAQPVHPGDIEIPVTKVRRAIANNMVRSVHEAPHAWMMMEVDVTDLVAYRDSLKNEFKQKEGFNLTYFAFFVKAVAQALKEFPMLNSMWAEDKIIQKHDINISIAVATDDALFVPVIKHADEKSIKGIAKEIHELAIKVRTGKLAMDDITGGTFTVNNTGAFGSVQSMGIINYPQAAILQVESIVKKPVVLPGGMFAARDIVNLCLSLDHRVLDGLVCGKFLNRVKEILENTNKSSTSVY; via the coding sequence ATGTCAGTTCAAAATATTACAATGCCTCAACTCGGTGAAAGTGTAACAGAAGGTACAATTGAAAAATGGCTTGTAAAGCCTGGAGATACAGTTAAAAAATATGATCCACTAGCAGAGGTCGTAACAGATAAGGTAAATGCAGAAATCCCATCCTCATTTGAAGGGGTTATTACGGAGCTTATCGCGCAAGAAGGTCAAACATTACCAGTTGGAGCCGTCGTATGCTCTATTGAAATAGCAGGGGAAGGTGAATTACCACCACCGCCTCAAGAAAAAAAATCTTCAGTAAGCTCAGCTATTTTAAATGCAGGGGTTCAAAAGAAGCAGGAGGCACCTCAACCAGCTCCTACGCCTTCAGCTACGCCAAAAGAAGTACGCAAGGATAAAGTGCGCTACTCACCAGCTGTTCTTCGTCTTGCCCAGGAGCATGATATTGCACTCGATCAAGTAACAGGAACAGGCGAGGGTGGTCGTATTACAAGAAAAGATCTGCTTAAGCTCATTGAAACTGGCAATATTCCAACAGCAAATGATGTCGTGCCAGCACCATCAGCTGTTCAAACAACATCAGATGCTACTGTAGCACCAGCTCAGCAGCAACAAGCAGAAAAACCAGCAGCACCAGCACAACCTGTTCACCCAGGAGATATTGAAATTCCAGTGACGAAAGTGCGCCGTGCCATTGCAAATAATATGGTAAGAAGCGTTCATGAAGCGCCACATGCTTGGATGATGATGGAAGTGGATGTAACAGATTTAGTAGCTTACCGTGATAGCTTAAAGAATGAATTTAAGCAAAAAGAAGGCTTTAATCTTACATATTTCGCCTTCTTTGTAAAAGCAGTTGCTCAAGCCTTGAAGGAGTTCCCAATGTTGAATTCGATGTGGGCAGAAGATAAAATTATCCAAAAGCATGACATCAATATCTCGATTGCGGTAGCGACAGATGATGCCTTATTTGTCCCTGTTATAAAACACGCTGATGAGAAATCCATTAAAGGAATTGCTAAAGAAATCCATGAGCTTGCAATAAAAGTTCGTACAGGAAAATTGGCAATGGATGACATCACAGGTGGTACATTTACAGTTAATAATACGGGAGCATTTGGCTCAGTTCAATCAATGGGTATTATCAATTACCCACAAGCAGCAATTTTACAAGTGGAAAGTATTGTAAAGAAACCAGTTGTTTTACCAGGTGGAATGTTTGCTGCTCGTGATATTGTGAATTTATGTTTATCATTAGATCATCGAGTACTTGATGGACTTGTATGTGGCAAATTCCTAAATAGAGTAAAAGAAATACTCGAAAATACGAATAAATCTTCAACGTCAGTCTACTGA
- a CDS encoding thiamine pyrophosphate-dependent dehydrogenase E1 component subunit alpha produces MQDVQIKHEELGLSNEDVLAMFETMLMARRLDERMWLLNRSGKIPFVISCQGQEAAQVGAAFALDKNKDYIAPYYRDMGVVLHFGMTPKELMLSAFAKAEDPNSGGRQMPGHFGQKKNRILTGSSPVTTQVPHAVGVALAGRLQKEDFVSFVTLGEGSSNQGDFHEGANFAGVHKLPVIIMVENNQYAISVPVERQLGCAKVSDRGIGYGMPGVTVDGKNPLQVYKVVKEAADRARNGEGPSLIETVTYRLTAHSSDDDDRQYRTAEDIAEGKAKDPILLFEKYLMDAGVMTEAIRTEIEERVMAEVNEATDYAEAAPYAQPEHALKYVYAPVDGGDV; encoded by the coding sequence ATGCAAGATGTTCAAATCAAACATGAAGAATTAGGTTTGTCAAATGAAGATGTACTTGCTATGTTCGAAACAATGTTAATGGCCAGAAGATTAGATGAGCGTATGTGGTTATTAAACCGTTCTGGTAAAATTCCGTTTGTTATTTCCTGTCAAGGGCAGGAGGCCGCACAAGTAGGAGCAGCCTTTGCACTTGATAAAAACAAGGATTATATCGCACCTTATTATCGTGATATGGGTGTTGTATTACATTTTGGAATGACACCAAAAGAATTGATGTTGTCTGCTTTTGCAAAAGCAGAAGATCCAAACTCTGGTGGTCGTCAAATGCCAGGTCACTTTGGTCAAAAGAAAAATCGTATTTTAACAGGGTCATCTCCTGTTACAACGCAAGTTCCACATGCAGTTGGTGTTGCACTGGCTGGACGTCTACAAAAAGAAGATTTTGTTTCTTTCGTTACGCTTGGTGAAGGCTCATCCAATCAAGGGGACTTCCATGAAGGAGCAAACTTTGCAGGTGTTCATAAGCTACCAGTTATTATTATGGTAGAAAACAATCAATATGCTATTTCAGTACCCGTAGAACGTCAATTAGGCTGTGCCAAAGTATCTGATCGTGGAATTGGCTACGGAATGCCTGGAGTGACAGTTGATGGGAAAAATCCGTTACAAGTGTATAAAGTGGTGAAAGAAGCCGCAGACCGCGCACGTAATGGGGAAGGGCCAAGCTTAATTGAAACGGTAACATATCGTTTAACAGCCCATTCATCAGATGATGATGACCGTCAATATCGTACGGCTGAAGATATTGCTGAAGGTAAGGCTAAAGATCCGATTCTATTATTCGAAAAGTATTTAATGGATGCTGGCGTTATGACAGAAGCAATACGAACTGAAATTGAAGAGCGTGTTATGGCTGAAGTTAATGAAGCAACAGATTATGCAGAAGCGGCTCCATATGCACAACCAGAGCATGCACTTAAATATGTTTATGCACCAGTGGACGGAGGTGACGTGTAA